From the genome of Acropora palmata chromosome 4, jaAcrPala1.3, whole genome shotgun sequence, one region includes:
- the LOC141879347 gene encoding uncharacterized protein LOC141879347 has product MEEHRTGLAFSGGGIRSAAFCSGVLRHLLRKKVPVDYISCVSGGNYPAAAYLDWKYRNDKTDDHTWHQEFFEHMRKRVGYLCDWQRHGGLQGVLDTIIMVALLITINLVIPCVMYGAGAFTSAIIIDIALGKILRQGFECEGTNATTSARGSRCIPSCVLFNMTDPKVRGQSILFASLAIMFCVCYVVKKALFTHKIRTFFRLGQIISGFMFAFTFFPWLIHQFSDVLPRWLKISFFVLSIFFWLGFPPLRKKTSCAIVTYFYAFVITWRVYQCRTFFLPEYTDELFYELLLISSCLIWMSPYLRIFSVISTFMYYKWRLQKAFFTRQSVGSHGCRGISCKDFFPIFSRFPCCRTKHDPDTHPLKMSDLQDVKPQYVSNVAVDYWRLNSSSQSVPPFAVMSMSPHENQRIDQPGHTVNLAPPPDSNSPIDCQPGNNVSQVDAMVTSAAVMAISPEQNEPYRHLQIMLGLILRKGFKPQESSSCGGSCSWPLAFLIQSIAAFPVMFIAVVALVDWDIKSEEFYVWVVTVVFFLFSLAIAVIPTGSDPAPCYDPFVRWCHVHLYQVRFLREVLKVENIGPNPPAILSLSDGARLEKYGLLYLLKKRLKKILIVDGSFIAQEADYSEDILKSMDQARELLHCEFLSFDGRDVKEHLRKEYLEAPREHGKRRHFRFLVQYFNKEHDGSYSMASAGEVMIIAPRHPSMGVAPPDGMGTTWADYGENLEPNVWGPGPFLSAEEVDRLTFCCCECCLTSFGCVSQISKRLCLGFPSTSTLNQFFTPSLFTAYHREGYRACAESNAEEFLYVHDQAGGQANNIV; this is encoded by the exons ATGGAAGAACACAGGACTGGCTTAGCTTTCTCCGGAGGTGGTATCCGCTCGGCTGCATTTTGTTCTGGGGTCTTACGACACTTGCTTCGCAAAAAAGTCCCAGTGGACTATATCAGCTGCGTTTCCGGGGGCAACTACCCTGCGGCTGCCTACTTGGATTGGAAATACAGGAACGACAAAACGGATGACCATACTTGGCATCAAGAGTTCTTTGAGCACATGCGCAAAAGAGTGGGCTACCTCTGCGATTGGCAAAGACACGGAGGCTTGCAAGGCGTTCTGGATACCATAATTATGGTTGCGTTACTCATAACAATCAACTTAGTTATCCCTTGTGTTATGTACGGCGCTGGCGCATTTACCAGTGCGATCATCATTGATATCGCGTTAGGCAAGATCTTACGCCAAGGATTTGAATGCGAAGGGACGAATGCAACCACCTCCGCCAGAGGGAGCAGATGCATTCCGTCTTGTGTGCTGTTTAATATGACCGACCCAAAAGTCAGGGGTCAGAGTATTTTGTTTGCGTCCCTGGCAATAATGTTTTGCGTATGTTACGTAGTCAAAAAAGCATTGTTTACTCACAAAATCCGCACCTTTTTTCGCCTGGGTCAGATTATCAGCGGCTTCATGTTtgcatttactttttttccctggttgattcatcagttttctgaTGTTCTTCCAAGGTGGcttaaaatctcttttttcGTGTTAAGCATCTTCTTTTGGCTTGGATTTCCACCCttgcgaaagaaaacttcCTGTGCAATCGTTACTTACTTCTATGCATTTGTTATCACATGGCGAGTATACCAGTGTAGGACCTTTTTCTTGCCCGAGTACACAGACGAGTTGTTCTATGAGCTGCTTCTTATTTCCAGTTGTCTTATCTGGATGAGCCCTTACCTTAGAATTTTCAGTGTTATATCGACGTTCATGTACTACAA GTGGAGGCTTCAAAAAGCGTTTTTCACTCGGCAGAGTGTTGGCTCTCATGGTTGCCGAGGAATCAGTTGTAAGGATTTCTTTCCGATTTTTTCGCGTTTTCCCTGTTGTCGTACCAAGCACGACCCAGACACCCATCCGCTCAAGATGTCAGACCTGCAAGATGTTAAACCACAGTACGTCAGTAATGTAGCGGTGGATTACTGGAGATTAAATTCCTCGTCACAAAGTGTTCCTCCCTTTGCAGTGATGTCAATGTCACCACACGAAAATCAGCGCATCGATCAGCCTGGGCACACAGTGAATTTGGCACCACCACCAGACTCAAATTCGCCCATCGATTGTCAGCCTGGGAACAATGTTAGTCAAGTGGATGCCATGGTAACTTCGGCTGCCGTTATGGCGATTAGCCCGGAGCAGAATGAGCCTTATAGACATCTGCAGATTATGCTAGGACTCATTTTGAGGAAAGGATTCAAGCCTCAGGAATCGTCATCATGCGGGGGGTCTTGTTCTTGG cCGTTGGCATTCCTGATCCAGAGTATTGCTGCTTTCCCCGTAATGTTCATTGCCGTCGTCGCTCTTGTGGACTGGGACATTAAGAGTGAAGAATTCTATGTTTGGGTGGTGACTGttgtgttttttctcttttctcttgcTATCGCCGTCATTCCAACGGGGAGCGATCCCGCGCCATGTTATGATCCCTTTGTCAG ATGGTGCCATGTCCACTTGTACCAGGTTCGATTTTTACGAGAGGTTCTCAAAGTCGAAAATATTGGTCCCAATCCTCCGGCGATATTATCTCTGAGCGATGGAGCTCGCCTGGAGAAGTATGGTTTACTCTATCTGCTAAAGAAACGATTAAAAAAGATCCTCATCGTAGATGGAAGCTTCATTGCACAGGAAGCAGATTATTCTGAGGATATCTTGAAATCGATGGATCAAGCGAGAGAGCTGTTACACTGCGAGTTCTTGAGTTTTGATGGCCGTGATGTGAAGGAGCACTTGCGTAAGGAATATTTAGAAGCTCCAAGGGAACATGGAAAGCGAAGACATTTCCGCTTTTTGGTTCAGTACTTCAATAAAGAGCACGATGGCAGCTACTCCATGGCTAGTGCTGGTGAGGTTATGATAATTGCTCCTCGTCATCCGTCCATGGGTGTGGCGCCTCCAGATGGAATGGGTACAACATGGGCAGATTACGGAGAAAATCTAGAACCAAACGTCTGGGGTCCAGGTCCCTTTCTGAGCGCAGAGGAGGTGGATCGACTCACTTTCTGCTGTTGTGAATGCTGTCTTACAAGCTTTGGGTGTGTATCACAGATATCTAAGAGGCTCTGTTTGGGTTTCCCGAGCACTTCGACGCTAAATCAGTTTTTTACGCCCTCGCTCTTCACCGCATATCACAGAGAGGGATATCGCGCATGCGCGGAATCAAATGCAGAAGAGTTTCTTTACGTCCACGATCAAGCCGGCGGTCAAGCAAATAACATTGTTTAG
- the LOC141879751 gene encoding uncharacterized protein LOC141879751 has translation MEENKTTTGLAFSGGGIRSAALCSGVLRRLLHRGVHVDYVSCVSGGNYTAAAYLDWKYREDKKDDHTWHQQFFEHMRKRVGYLCDWQRHGGLQGVLDTIIMVALLLTVNLVIPCVMYSAGAFTVAVITDMALGKILRQGFECEGRNATTSARGRRCIASCVQFDMTDPKVRGQSILFASLAIIFCICYVAKKVFFTHKIHTFFRLGQIISAFTLAFTFIPWLIHQFSDVLPRWLKISVFVLSIFFWLGFPPLRKKTSCAIVSYFYAFVITWRVYQCRTFFLPEYTEELFYELLLISSFLIWMSPYLGIFSVISTFMYYKWRLQKAFFTRQSVGSHGCGGISCKDFFPIFSCFPCCRTEHDPNIHPLNMSDLQDVTPQYVSNVAVDYWRLNSSSQSAPPFAVMSMSPHEIQRIDQPGHAVDLSLSPDANQRIDQSGHAVNLALSSDEDQLIDQPGHTGNLSPSPNPTSPIDCQPENKLYLSPSSVSQVDAMVTSAAVMAISPEQDEPYRDLQIMLGLILRKGFKPTPHQKSSSCWQSLSWLLALLIQSIAAFPVMFIALVALVDWDIKSEEFYVWVVTVVFSLFFLGIAVIPTGSVPPPCYDRFVRWCHVHLYHVRFLREVLKVKSIGLNPPAILSLSDGARLEKYGLLYLLKKRLKKILIVDGSLIAQEANYSKSILKSMDQARELLHCEFLSFDGRDVKEHLRKEYLEAPREHGKPRHFRFLVQYFKEEEDGTYSEDGTGEVMIIAPRHPDKGVPPRDGMGTTWADYGEDLDTNEWGPGPVLRAEEVDRLTFCCCECCHSSLGCVSHISKMLCLGFPSTSTLNQFFTPSLFTAYHREGYRACVESNAEEFLYVHAQAGGQADNIV, from the exons ATGGAAGAAAACAAGACTACTACTGGCTTGGCTTTCTCCGGAGGCGGTATCCGCTCGGCTGCATTGTGTTCTGGGGTCTTACGACGCTTGCTTCACAGAGGTGTCCATGTTGACTATGTCAGCTGCGTTTCCGGGGGCAACTACACTGCGGCTGCCTACTTGGATTGGAAATACAGGGAAGACAAAAAGGATGACCATACTTGGCATCAACAGTTCTTTGAGCACATGCGCAAAAGAGTGGGCTACCTCTGCGATTGGCAAAGACACGGAGGCTTGCAAGGCGTTCTGGATACCATAATTATGGTTGCGTTACTCCTAACAGTCAACTTAGTTATCCCTTGTGTTATGTACAGCGCTGGCGCATTTACCGTTGCGGTCATCACTGATATGGCGTTAGGCAAGATCTTACGCCAAGGTTTTGAGTGCGAAGGGAGGAACGCAACCACCTCTGCCAGAGGGAGAAGATGCATTGCGTCTTGCGTGCAGTTTGATATGACCGACCCAAAAGTCAGGGGTCAGAGTATTTTGTTCGCGTCCCTGGCAATAATATTTTGCATATGTTACGTGGccaaaaaagtattttttacTCACAAAATCCACACCTTTTTTCGCCTGGGTCAGATTATCAGCGCCTTCACGCTTGCATTCACATTTATTCCCTGGTTGATTCATCAATTTTCTGATGTTCTTCCAAGGTGGCTTAAAATCTCTGTTTTCGTGTTAAGCATCTTCTTTTGGCTTGGATTTCCACCCttgcgaaagaaaacttcCTGTGCAATCGTTTCTTACTTCTATGCATTTGTTATCACATGGCGAGTATACCAGTGTAGGACCTTTTTCTTGCCAGAGTACACAGAGGAGTTGTTCTATGAGCTGCTTCTTATTTCCAGTTTTCTTATCTGGATGAGCCCTTACCTTGGAATTTTCAGTGTTATATCGACGTTCATGTACTACAA GTGGAGGCTTCAAAAAGCGTTTTTTACTCGGCAGAGTGTTGGCTCTCATGGTTGCGGAGGAATCAGTTGTAAGGATTTCTTTCCGATATTTTCGTGTTTTCCCTGTTGTCGTACCGAGCACGACCCAAACATCCATCCGCTCAACATGTCAGACCTGCAAGATGTTACACCACAGTACGTCAGTAATGTAGCGGTGGATTACTGGAGATTAAATTCCTCGTCACAAAGTGCTCCTCCCTTCGCAGTGATGTCAATGTCACCACACGAAATTCAGCGCATCGATCAGCCTGGGCACGCAGTGGATTTGTCACTATCACCAGACGCAAATCAGCGTATCGATCAATCTGGGCACGCAGTGAATTTGGCACTATCATCAGACGAAGATCAGCTCATCGATCAGCCTGGGCACACAGGTAATTTGTCACCATCACCAAACCCAACTTCGCCCATCGATTGTCAGCCTGAGAACAAACTCTATTTGTCCCCGAGCAGTGTTAGTCAAGTAGATGCCATGGTAACTTCAGCTGCCGTTATGGCGATTAGCCCGGAGCAGGATGAGCCTTATAGAGATCTGCAGATTATGCTAGGACTTATTTTGAGGAAAGGATTCAAGCCTACACCACATCAGAAATCATCATCATGCTGGCAATCTTTGTCTTGG ctGTTGGCATTACTGATCCAGAGTATTGCTGCTTTCCCCGTAATGTTCATTGCTCTCGTCGCTCTTGTGGACTGGGACATTAAGAGTGAAGAATTTTATGTTTGGGTAGTGACTGTtgtgttttctctcttttttcttggtATCGCCGTCATTCCAACGGGAAGCGTTCCCCCCCCATGTTATGATCGCTTTGTCAG ATGGTGCCATGTCCACTTGTACCACGTTCGATTTTTACGAGAGGTCCTCAAAGTCAAAAGTATTGGTCTCAATCCTCCGGCGATATTATCTCTGAGCGATGGGGCTCGCCTGGAGAAGTATGGTTTACTGTATCTGCTAAAGAAACGGTTAAAAAAGATCCTAATCGTTGATGGAAGCTTGATCGCACAGGAAGCAAATTATTCTAAGAGTATCTTGAAATCGATGGATCAAGCGAGAGAGCTGTTACACTGCGAGTTCTTGAGTTTTGATGGCCGTGATGTGAAGGAGCACTTGCGTAAGGAATATTTAGAAGCTCCAAGGGAACATGGAAAGCCAAGACATTTCCGCTTTTTGGTTCAATATTTCAAGGAAGAGGAAGATGGCACTTACTCCGAGGATGGTACAGGTGAGGTCATGATAATTGCTCCTCGTCACCCGGACAAGGGTGTTCCACCTCGAGATGGAATGGGTACAACATGGGCAGATTACGGAGAAGACCTAGATACAAACGAGTGGGGTCCAGGTCCCGTTCTGAGAGCAGAGGAAGTGGATCGACTCACTTTCTGCTGTTGTGAATGCTGTCATTCAAGCTTAGGGTGTGTATCACATATCTCTAAGATGCTCTGTTTGGGTTTCCCAAGCACTTCGACACTAAATCAATTTTTTACGCCCTCGCTCTTCACCGCATATCACAGAGAGGGATATCGCGCATGCGTGGAATCAAATGCAGAAGAGTTTCTTTACGTCCACGCTCAAGCCGGCGGTCAAGCAGATAACATTGTTTAG
- the LOC141879348 gene encoding uncharacterized protein LOC141879348 — MAENKTGIAFSGGGIRSAALCSGVLRRLLHRGVHVDYVSCVSGGNYTAAAYLDWKYRHDKRDDHTWHQEFFEHMRKRVGYICHWQGGWQGLLDTIILVALLITINLIIPCVMYSAGAFTSAFIIDFLFGKILREGFECEGSNATTSVRGSRCITSCVQFDITDPKVQNQSILFASLFILFAVCHVVKVSYTSIIHSFARLLEIVSGLLFAFTFIPWLIHQFSDVLPRWLKISVFILSTFFWLGFPPLRKQASSAIVVYFYAFVITWRVYECKTFFLPEYREELFYELLLISSCFIWISPYLGIFSDTSTFIYYKWRLQKAFFDPQSVGSHGCLGISCKDFFPILSYFACCRTKRDPDTYPLKMSDLRGVKPQYVSNVAVDYWRLNSSSRSTPFAVVSLAPDTNQRIDGPPEYTLNIDPGNVDHVDAMVTSAAVMALSPEKNEPFRDLQIMLGLILRKGFNTGQRQEQPPLQRRLCYGLLALLIHCIVAFPVMFIAVIALVNWDTEIEEFYAVVVFVVYSIGFLGIAVMPTGRDPAPCYDRFVRWCHVHLYQVRFLREVLKVNNVGPNPPAILSLSDGGRLEKYGLLYLLKKRLKRILIVDGSLIAQEANYSKSILKSMDQARELLHCEFVGFDGRDVKEQMRKEYVEAPKGGGKPRYFRFLVQYFKEEEDVTYSMDGTGEVMIIAPRHPDKGVPPRDGMGTTWADYGEDLDTKEWGPGPVLSAEEVDRLTFCCCECCHTSVGCVSKISEKLCMGFPSTSTINQFFTPSLFTAYHREGYRACVESNAEEFLYVHAQAGGQANNIV, encoded by the exons ATGGCAGAAAACAAGACTGGCATAGCTTTCTCCGGAGGTGGTATCCGTTCGGCTGCATTGTGTTCTGGGGTCTTACGACGCTTGCTTCACAGAGGTGTCCATGTTGACTATGTCAGCTGCGTTTCCGGTGGCAACTACACTGCAGCTGCCTACTTGGATTGGAAATACAGGCACGACAAAAGGGATGACCATACTTGGCATCAAGAGTTCTTCGAGCACATGCGCAAAAGAGTGGGTTACATCTGCCATTGGCAGGGAGGCTGGCAAGGCCTTCTGGATACGATTATATTGGTGGCGTTGCTCATAACAATCAACTTAATTATTCCTTGTGTTATGTACAGCGCGGGCGCATTTACCAGCGCGTTCATCATTGATTTTCTGTTCGGCAAGATTTTACGCGAAGGTTTTGAGTGCGAAGGGAGCAACGCAACCACATCCGTCAGAGGGAGCAGATGCATTACGTCGTGCGTGCAGTTTGATATTACCGACCCAAAAGTGCAGAATCAGAGTATTTTGTTCGCCTCGCTGTTTATATTATTTGCCGTGTGTCACGTGGTCAAAGTATCGTACACTTCCATAATTCACTCCTTTGCCCGTCTCCTGGAGATTGTCAGCGGTTTGCTGTTTGCTTTCACATTTATTCCCTGGTTGATTCATCAATTTTCTGATGTTCTTCCAAGGTGGCTGAAAATCTCCGTTTTCATTTTAAGCACCTTCTTTTGGCTCGGATTTCCACCCTTGCGAAAGCAAGCTTCTAGTGCAATCGTTGTTTACTTCTATGCATTTGTTATCACATGGCGAGTATACGAGTGTAAGACCTTTTTCTTGCCTGAGTACAGAGAGGAGTTGTTCTATGAGCTGCTTcttatttccagttgttttaTCTGGATCAGCCCTTACCTTGGAATTTTCAGTGATACATCAACATTCATCTACTACAA GTGGAGGCTTCAAAAAGCGTTTTTTGATCCACAGAGTGTTGGCTCTCATGGTTGCCTAGGAATCAGTTGTAAGGATTTCTTTCCAATTCTTTCGTATTTTGCCTGTTGTCGTACCAAGCGCGACCCAGACACCTATCCGCTGAAGATGTCAGACCTGCGTGGTGTTAAACCACAGTACGTCAGTAATGTAGCGGTGGATTACTGGCGGTTAAATTCCTCGTCACGAAGTACTCCCTTCGCGGTGGTGTCACTGGCACCAGACACAAATCAGCGCATCGATGGTCCGCCTGAGTACACGCTGAACATAGACCCAGGAAATGTCGATCATGTGGATGCCATGGTAACTTCGGCTGCCGTTATGGCGCTGAGCCCGGAGAAAAATGAGCCCTTTAGAGATCTGCAGATTATGCTAGGACTCATTTTAAGGAAAGGATTCAATACTGGACAGCGCCAGGAACAACCACCTCTACAAAGGCGATTGTGTTATGGG cTGTTAGCATTACTGATCCACTGTATTGTTGCTTTCCCCGTAATGTTCATTGCCGTCATTGCACTTGTAAACTGGGACACTGAGATTGAAGAATTCTATGCTGTGGTAGTGTTTGTTGTGTACTCTATCGGTTTTCTTGGTATTGCCGTTATGCCGACCGGGAGAGATCCTGCCCCTTGTTATGATCGCTTTGTCAG aTGGTGCCATGTGCACTTGTACCAGGTTCGATTTTTACGAGAGGTTCTCAAAGTCAACAACGTTGGTCCCAATCCTCCGGCTATACTGTCACTAAGTGACGGAGGTCGCCTGGAGAAGTATGGCTTGCTGTATCTACTAAAGAAACGGTTAAAAAGGATCCTCATCGTTGATGGAAGCTTGATCGCACAGGAAGCAAATTATTCTAAGAGTATCTTGAAATCGATGGATCAAGCGAGAGAGCTGTTACACTGCGAGTTCGTGGGTTTTGATGGCCGTGATGTGAAAGAGCAAATGCGTAAGGAATATGTAGAAGCTCCCAAGGGAGGTGGAAAGCCAAGATATTTCCGCTTTTTGGTTCAATATTTCAAGGAAGAGGAAGATGTCACTTACTCCATGGATGGCACAGGTGAGGTCATGATAATTGCTCCTCGTCACCCGGACAAGGGTGTTCCACCTCGAGATGGAATGGGTACAACATGGGCAGATTACGGAGAGGATCTGGATACAAAAGAGTGGGGTCCAGGTCCCGTTCTGAGTGCAGAAGAAGTGGATCGACTGACTTTTTGCTGTTGTGAATGCTGTCATACAAGCGTTGGGTGTGTATCAAAGATCTCTGAGAAGCTTTGTATGGGTTTCCCAAGCACTTCGACGATAAATCAGTTTTTTACGCCCTCGCTTTTCACCGCATATCACAGAGAGGGATATCGAGCATGCGTGGAATCAAATGCAGAAGAGTTTCTTTACGTCCACGCTCAAGCCGGCGGTCAAGCAAATAACATTGTTTAG